Proteins encoded by one window of Modestobacter marinus:
- a CDS encoding TlpA family protein disulfide reductase: MSRALRALGAIGLLAGVLTGCSSEEAAPEETVASPAGSDVGSVETDLEPCPEQPEVPAAESDLPATVFECFGGGTLDLSRAPGVPTVLNLWASWCAPCREELPLVQQLADTAGDQVRVLGVVSVDRVPAAASFADDAGVTFPSAFDADGEVMTGMGVNNLPYTFFLAADGSVAHVQVGPVHSLEEFQGLVAEHLGVQL; this comes from the coding sequence GTGAGCCGGGCACTGCGCGCCCTGGGCGCCATCGGTCTCCTGGCGGGCGTGCTCACCGGCTGCTCGTCCGAGGAGGCGGCGCCCGAGGAGACCGTCGCGTCACCGGCGGGCAGCGACGTGGGCTCGGTGGAGACCGACCTCGAGCCGTGCCCGGAGCAGCCCGAGGTCCCGGCGGCCGAGAGCGACCTGCCGGCCACCGTCTTCGAGTGCTTCGGCGGCGGCACCCTCGACCTCAGCCGGGCCCCCGGGGTGCCCACCGTGCTCAACCTGTGGGCCAGCTGGTGCGCCCCCTGCCGGGAGGAGCTGCCGCTGGTCCAGCAGCTCGCCGACACCGCCGGTGACCAGGTGCGGGTGCTGGGCGTGGTCTCGGTCGACCGCGTGCCCGCGGCGGCCTCCTTCGCCGACGACGCAGGGGTGACCTTCCCGAGCGCGTTCGACGCCGACGGCGAGGTGATGACCGGGATGGGGGTCAACAACCTCCCGTACACCTTCTTCCTGGCCGCCGACGGGTCGGTCGCCCACGTCCAGGTCGGCCCGGTGCACTCGCTCGAGGAGTTCCAGGGGCTCGTGGCCGAGCACCTCGGGGTGCAGCTGTGA